The Anoxybacillus amylolyticus DNA segment CCCGGAAAGTGAAATTATTCATAGCTTAGAAGAAGCATACGGGTTTGTAGAAAAAGTCGGCTATCCGGTCATCGTTCGTCCGGCGTTTACGCTCGGCGGAACAGGGGGGGGCATTTGTACGAACGAAGAAGAGTTGATCGAGATTGTTTCGAGCGGTTTAAAATTAAGCCCTGTTCACCAATGTTTGCTAGAAAAAAGCATTGCGGGCTATAAAGAAATTGAGTATGAAGTAATGCGCGACTCAAACGATAATGCGATTGTCGTATGTAATATGGAAAATATCGATCCTGTCGGCATTCATACAGGCGATTCGATCGTCGTCGCACCGAGTCAAACGTTAAGCGACCGCGAATATCAATTGTTGCGCAATGCGTCGTTGCGCATTATTCGTGCGCTTGGCATTGAAGGAGGTTGTAACGTCCAGCTTGCACTTGATCCGCATAGTTTTCATTACTATGTTATTGAAGTGAATCCACGCGTTAGCCGTTCTTCTGCGCTTGCGTCAAAGGCGACTGGCTATCCGATTGCCAAGCTTGCCGCAAAAATTGCTGTTGGGTTGACGCTTGATGAAATGATCAATCCAGTGACTGGCAAAACGTATGCTTGCTTTGAACCAGCGCTTGACTATGTGGTGACAAAAATTCCGCGCTTTCCGTTTGATAAATTTGAGTCCGCCAACCGTCATCTCGGTACACAAATGAAAGCGACCGGCGAGGTAATGGCGATCGGCCGGACGTTTGAAGAGTCGTTGCTGAAAGCGGTGCGTTCGTTGGAAACGAATGTGTACCATCTTGACATAAAAGGCGATGTGAGCGCGGAGTTGCTCGAAAAACGCATTCGCAAAGCAGGCGATGAGCGGCTGTTTTACATCGCGGAAGCGTTTCGTCGCGGTATTTCTATCGAACAAATTCACGAATGGAGCCAAATCGACCGCTTCTTTTTAACAAAAATTGCCCGTATCGTTCAATACGAGGCGGTTGTCCGCGAACACGTTGGCGACATCGGCATGTTGCGGAAGGCGAAACAAATGGGCTTTTCCGATGTGGCGATTGCGAAACTTTGGAACATGAATGAACGCGATGTGTATCATATGCGTAAACAAGCCGGCATCGTCCCTGTTTACAAGATGGTTGATACGTGCGCGGCTGAGTTTGAGTCAGAAACGCCATATTACTATAGCACGTATGAAGACGAAAACGAATCAATCGTCACTCCTCGCGAAAGCGTCGTCGTTCTTGGGTCCGGTCCGATTCGCATCGGGCAAGGCATCGAATTTGACTACGCGACCGTTCACTCGGTTTGGGCGATTAAAGAAGCGGGATATGAAGCAATTATTATTAACAACAATCCGGAAACGGTATCGACCGACTTTAGCATTTCCGACAAGTTGTATTTTGAGCCGTTAACGATCGAAGACGTGATGCACGTCATTGATTTAGAACAGCCGGTTGGTGTCATTGTGCAATTTGGCGGCCAGACGGCGATTAACTTAGCGGCTGAACTGGCTGCGCGCGGTGTGCGCATTCTCGGCACATCACTCGAAGATTTAGACCGTGCGGAAAACCGCGATAAGTTTGAACAAACGTTGTCGCAATTAGGCATCCCGCAACCGAAAGGAAAAACGGCGTTTTCCGTTCGTGAGGCGGTGCGCATCGCCGAAGAAATCGGCTATCCGGTGCTCGTTCGCCCGTCGTATGTGCTCGGCGGCCGCGCGATGGAAATTGTATACAAAGAAGAAGAGCTGTTGCATTATATGGAAAACGCGGTGAAAGTGAATCCGCAGCATCCAGTGCTCATTGACCGATATTTAATCGGAAAAGAAATTGAAGTCGATGCGATCTCGGACGGAGAAACCGTATTTATTCCAGGCATTATGGAACATATTGAAC contains these protein-coding regions:
- the carB gene encoding carbamoyl-phosphate synthase large subunit; protein product: MPKRQDIETILVIGSGPIVIGQAAEFDYAGTQACLALKEEGYKVILVNSNPATIMTDTEIADKVYMEPLTLEFVSRIIRKERPDAILPTLGGQTGLNLAVELAKAGILEECGVEILGTKLEAIEKAEDRELFRALMNELGEPVPESEIIHSLEEAYGFVEKVGYPVIVRPAFTLGGTGGGICTNEEELIEIVSSGLKLSPVHQCLLEKSIAGYKEIEYEVMRDSNDNAIVVCNMENIDPVGIHTGDSIVVAPSQTLSDREYQLLRNASLRIIRALGIEGGCNVQLALDPHSFHYYVIEVNPRVSRSSALASKATGYPIAKLAAKIAVGLTLDEMINPVTGKTYACFEPALDYVVTKIPRFPFDKFESANRHLGTQMKATGEVMAIGRTFEESLLKAVRSLETNVYHLDIKGDVSAELLEKRIRKAGDERLFYIAEAFRRGISIEQIHEWSQIDRFFLTKIARIVQYEAVVREHVGDIGMLRKAKQMGFSDVAIAKLWNMNERDVYHMRKQAGIVPVYKMVDTCAAEFESETPYYYSTYEDENESIVTPRESVVVLGSGPIRIGQGIEFDYATVHSVWAIKEAGYEAIIINNNPETVSTDFSISDKLYFEPLTIEDVMHVIDLEQPVGVIVQFGGQTAINLAAELAARGVRILGTSLEDLDRAENRDKFEQTLSQLGIPQPKGKTAFSVREAVRIAEEIGYPVLVRPSYVLGGRAMEIVYKEEELLHYMENAVKVNPQHPVLIDRYLIGKEIEVDAISDGETVFIPGIMEHIERAGVHSGDSIAVYPPQTLTSDIQQKIVDYTVKLARGLRIVGLLNIQFVMYKNEVYVLEVNPRSSRTVPFLSKITDVPMANIATKVILGAKLADLGYKTGLKPASEGVYVKAPVFSFAKLRNVDISLGPEMKSTGEVIGKDQTFEKALYKGLVASGIHIRPHGAVLLTVADKDKEEAIELARRFYEIGYQLLATNGTAETLRAANIPVTVVNKIHSESPNILDIIRQGKAQVVINTLTKGKQPESDGFRIRREAVENGIPCLTSLDTAKAMLLVIESMTFSTTAMSEKKVYA